A genomic window from Paramormyrops kingsleyae isolate MSU_618 chromosome 23, PKINGS_0.4, whole genome shotgun sequence includes:
- the LOC140581837 gene encoding uncharacterized protein — protein sequence MGAVELDLILLQVALPLLIRPKNNMTFVFCCCCRFLKWENTSERQSLLHPVTQASPTATAMEKRTRMTPKRVGVPEIDQAFADVAETFNRQQEHYKTMTECLTDLRGRYRCSHGDGLSVCMRNIRDEHSAYSPSLQMKGYDFSLVLPPGPVPNRLQETQQQLRAICLSAKTITETSTKLQEMIDWVLQCKAEFAQQVGNAAQTYLDQRRVEANLRENMEEVQRARDLSQRYRQEAGDLMKEVAQLSGVNLAP from the exons ATGGGGGCAGTTGAACTGGATCTGATCCTCCTCCAAGTAGCGCTGCCACTGCTGATCCGACCAAAAAATAACATGACATTTGTGTTTTGCTGTTGCTGTCGCTTCTTAAAGTGGGAAAATACTTCGGAG AGACAGTCTCTCCTTCACCCAGTCACACAAGCCTCCCCAACGGCCACTG CCATGGAAAAGCGTACCAGGATGACCCCGAAACGCGTGGGGGTGCCGGAGATCGATCAGGCCTTCGCGGACGTCGCCGAGACCTTTAATCGGCAGCAGGAACATTACAAGACCATGACAGAATGCTTGACCGACTTGAGGGGGAGATATCGCTGTTCCCATGGAGACGGCCTTTCTGTCTGCATGAGGAACATAAGGGACGAGCACA GTGCTTACAGCCCCAGCCTCCAGATGAAGGGCTATGATTTCTCACTGGTGCTTCCACCGGGCCCAGTACCCAACCGACTCCAGGAGACCCAGCAGCAGTTGAGGGCAATATGTCTGTCAGCCAAGACCATCACAGAGACAAGCACCAAGTTGCAGGAGATGATTGACTGGGTGCTGCAGTGCAAAGCAGAGTTTGCCCAGCAAGTCGGCAATGCTGCCCAGACGTATTTGGACCAGCGACGGGTAGAAGCAAACCTCAGGGAGAACATGGAGGAGGTCCAACGGGCCAGGGATCTGTCGCAAAGATACAGACAAGAAGCGGGTGACCTGATGAAGGAGGTGGCCCAGCTTTCAGGTGTCAATCTTGCTCCTTAA